One Hyphomicrobium sp. CS1GBMeth3 DNA window includes the following coding sequences:
- a CDS encoding lysophospholipid acyltransferase family protein, with product MGTFRATSILTGFFALTVPLMPVQAALVRLSPTGARRFPHWYHRQVCRLLGVRLTIDGAVAQNRPVLLVANHTSWLDIPVLSAVAPVSFVAKKEVGRWPFVSSLAKLQRTVFVDRERRSAVGETTNEIMARLKTGDTIVLFAEGTSSDGNRVLPFRTSLFAAAKPSQKGSAGGADDTGAVVQTLSIVYTRLYGIPINRWARPTVGWFGDMEMQSHAWALLKAGPLDVRIRIGEPIPLEDFTDRKDLARRSEAEIRTNVVRMLRSYPEDADIVTTAPAAEARAPARPAGSAASFR from the coding sequence ATGGGAACGTTCCGGGCCACATCGATCTTAACCGGCTTTTTCGCACTGACCGTACCGCTGATGCCGGTGCAGGCGGCGCTGGTTCGTCTGTCGCCGACTGGCGCGCGCCGCTTTCCGCATTGGTATCACCGTCAGGTCTGCCGGTTGCTCGGTGTCAGGCTCACGATTGACGGCGCGGTGGCGCAGAACCGTCCCGTGCTGCTCGTCGCCAATCACACATCATGGCTTGACATTCCGGTGTTGTCCGCCGTGGCGCCGGTGTCGTTCGTCGCCAAGAAGGAGGTGGGGCGGTGGCCGTTCGTGTCGAGCCTCGCCAAGCTGCAGCGCACGGTATTTGTCGATCGCGAGCGGCGCAGTGCCGTCGGTGAGACGACTAACGAGATCATGGCACGGCTGAAAACGGGCGACACCATCGTGCTTTTCGCAGAGGGGACGTCGAGCGATGGCAATCGCGTGCTGCCGTTCCGGACGTCGCTGTTTGCGGCTGCCAAGCCGTCTCAGAAGGGCAGTGCGGGCGGAGCGGATGACACGGGCGCGGTCGTGCAGACGCTCTCGATTGTCTACACGCGGCTGTATGGGATTCCCATCAACCGCTGGGCGCGGCCGACGGTCGGCTGGTTCGGCGACATGGAGATGCAGAGCCACGCATGGGCCCTGCTCAAGGCCGGCCCGCTCGACGTGCGCATCCGCATCGGAGAGCCGATTCCGCTCGAGGACTTCACCGACCGCAAGGATCTGGCGCGGCGCAGCGAAGCGGAGATCCGCACCAACGTGGTGCGCATGCTGCGCAGCTATCCCGAGGACGCGGACATCGTGACGACGGCGCCGGCAGCCGAGGCGCGTGCGCCCGCGCGCCCAGCCGGCAGCGCGGCATCCTTCCGCTGA
- the trpS gene encoding tryptophan--tRNA ligase, protein MKLQERVFSGMQPTGSLHLGNYLGAMVQWIEMQKTHACIYCVVDLHAITVWQDPKELRDAIRQVTAAYIASGLDPKKSILFNQSQVSAHAELAWIFNCVARLGWLNRMTQFKEKAGKDREAASVGLYAYPNLMAADILAYRATHVPVGEDQKQHLELARDIAQKFNNDFRAQIEALGHADGEFFPQPDPVIMGPATRVMSLRDGTKKMSKSDPSDLSRINLTDDADTIARKIQKAKTDPEPLPSEIAGLAGRPEADNLVGIYAALAGKTKEAALAEFGGQQFSSFKKALAELAVARLAPLGDEIRRMTGDPVEIDRVLADGSARAREIATPIMNEVKDIVGLIRS, encoded by the coding sequence ATGAAACTCCAGGAACGCGTTTTCTCGGGCATGCAGCCTACGGGCAGCCTGCATCTCGGCAACTACCTCGGCGCCATGGTCCAGTGGATCGAGATGCAGAAGACGCATGCGTGCATCTATTGCGTCGTCGATTTGCACGCGATCACTGTGTGGCAGGATCCCAAGGAGCTTCGCGACGCCATCCGGCAGGTGACGGCGGCCTATATCGCGTCGGGCCTTGATCCCAAGAAGAGCATTCTGTTCAACCAGAGCCAAGTGTCGGCGCACGCCGAGCTGGCCTGGATCTTCAATTGCGTGGCGCGCCTTGGCTGGCTCAACCGCATGACGCAGTTCAAGGAGAAGGCCGGCAAGGACCGCGAGGCGGCGTCGGTTGGACTCTACGCTTATCCGAACCTGATGGCGGCGGACATCCTGGCCTATCGGGCGACGCATGTGCCGGTCGGCGAGGATCAGAAGCAGCACCTCGAGCTTGCGCGCGACATCGCGCAGAAGTTCAACAACGATTTCCGCGCACAGATCGAGGCGCTTGGCCATGCCGACGGCGAGTTTTTCCCGCAGCCCGATCCCGTGATCATGGGACCGGCTACGCGCGTCATGAGTCTTCGCGACGGCACGAAGAAGATGTCGAAATCCGACCCGTCGGACCTGTCGCGCATCAATCTGACGGACGATGCGGACACCATTGCGCGCAAGATCCAGAAGGCGAAGACCGACCCCGAGCCGCTGCCGTCGGAGATCGCGGGGCTTGCGGGTCGTCCGGAGGCGGACAATCTCGTTGGCATCTATGCGGCGCTTGCCGGCAAGACCAAAGAGGCCGCGCTTGCCGAGTTCGGCGGGCAGCAGTTCTCGAGCTTCAAGAAGGCGCTGGCCGAGCTCGCCGTCGCTCGCTTGGCACCGCTCGGCGACGAGATCCGGCGCATGACCGGAGATCCCGTTGAGATCGACCGCGTGCTCGCCGACGGCTCGGCGCGGGCGCGCGAGATCGCCACGCCGATCATGAATGAGGTCAAGGATATCGTCGGCCTTATCCGGTCGTAG
- a CDS encoding hemolysin family protein, giving the protein MTNSDDQMDDVTYAPERRTMRESASGWLQNLWTRLGLAEQPTLRDKLEVLLKEEQKATGGFSPEERKMLSGLLRFGASRVDEIMVPRADIIAIEETESLGSLVRLFEESGVSRIPIYHDTLDDPRGMIHIKDLFRWVSAEVAGRALREPIKQRPAHPEIKADPAAKPSELGGNKPDLSRIDLSRPIAVLKLRKPVLYVPPSMPAMNLLVRMQATHIHMALIVDEYGGTDGLVTIEDLVEQIVGDIEDEHDEEEADLIYDDAKLGLVASGRAPVKELEDRLGRTLLTPEEEADIDTLGGLVFTIVGRVPARGELIRHPASGVEFEVLDADPRRVKRLKIHLPPAPSEGDAQPAG; this is encoded by the coding sequence ATGACCAATAGCGACGACCAGATGGATGATGTGACCTATGCGCCCGAACGGCGCACCATGCGCGAGAGCGCGAGCGGCTGGCTGCAGAATTTGTGGACACGCCTCGGTCTCGCCGAGCAGCCGACGCTGCGCGACAAGCTCGAGGTGCTGCTCAAGGAGGAGCAGAAAGCGACCGGCGGCTTCTCGCCCGAGGAGCGCAAGATGCTGTCGGGGTTGTTGCGCTTCGGCGCCTCGCGCGTCGACGAGATCATGGTGCCGCGCGCCGACATCATCGCCATCGAAGAGACGGAGTCGCTCGGCTCCCTCGTTCGTCTGTTCGAGGAATCGGGGGTCTCGCGTATTCCGATCTACCACGATACGCTCGATGACCCGCGTGGCATGATCCACATCAAGGATCTGTTCCGCTGGGTTTCGGCCGAGGTCGCGGGGCGGGCATTGCGCGAGCCGATCAAGCAGCGGCCGGCCCATCCCGAAATCAAGGCTGATCCCGCTGCCAAGCCGTCGGAGCTGGGTGGCAACAAGCCTGATCTCAGCCGTATCGATCTCAGCCGGCCCATCGCGGTTTTGAAGCTCAGGAAGCCGGTGCTCTACGTGCCGCCCTCCATGCCGGCGATGAACCTGCTCGTGCGCATGCAGGCGACGCACATTCACATGGCGCTGATCGTCGATGAATACGGTGGCACGGACGGACTCGTCACGATCGAGGATCTCGTCGAGCAGATCGTCGGCGACATCGAGGACGAGCACGACGAGGAGGAGGCGGACCTCATCTATGACGACGCCAAGCTCGGCTTGGTGGCGTCGGGCCGCGCGCCGGTCAAGGAGCTCGAGGACCGGCTCGGGCGGACGCTTCTGACGCCCGAGGAGGAAGCCGATATCGATACGCTCGGCGGGCTCGTGTTCACGATCGTTGGCCGGGTTCCTGCGCGCGGCGAATTGATCCGCCATCCGGCCTCCGGCGTCGAGTTCGAGGTGCTGGATGCCGATCCGCGGCGCGTGAAGCGGCTCAAGATCCATCTGCCGCCCGCGCCCTCGGAGGGCGACGCGCAGCCGGCCGGCTGA
- the rimI gene encoding ribosomal protein S18-alanine N-acetyltransferase: MSEGAALDPKYVSLLWAGPEHAPEIARLHGELFAPAWSEDSVRSLLDHPASTAFLAVVGGPPKVPVGFVLAQLVADEAEILTIGVAKDWQRKGLGKRLLDGLARAAQRAEAKTLFLEVAADNDAAMALYRRAGFLGTGLRRGYYARAGGDAVDAVTLALKL, translated from the coding sequence ATGAGCGAGGGGGCCGCGCTCGATCCCAAGTACGTGTCGCTGCTCTGGGCCGGTCCCGAGCATGCCCCGGAAATCGCGCGGCTGCATGGAGAGCTGTTCGCGCCCGCGTGGTCGGAGGACAGCGTCCGCTCGCTTCTCGATCACCCGGCTTCCACCGCGTTTCTCGCCGTCGTTGGCGGTCCGCCCAAGGTCCCCGTCGGTTTTGTGCTTGCACAACTCGTGGCCGATGAAGCGGAGATCCTGACTATCGGCGTGGCGAAGGACTGGCAGCGCAAGGGGCTTGGCAAACGCCTGCTCGACGGCCTCGCGCGTGCGGCGCAGCGAGCCGAGGCCAAAACGCTGTTTCTCGAGGTCGCCGCCGACAACGACGCCGCCATGGCGCTTTACCGGCGGGCGGGCTTCCTCGGCACCGGTTTGCGGCGCGGCTACTATGCGCGGGCCGGCGGAGACGCGGTCGATGCCGTGACTTTGGCCCTCAAGCTCTAG
- a CDS encoding Fur family transcriptional regulator, whose amino-acid sequence MAGSKDEGLSRLEILCAEHGLRMTGQRRVIARVLSEARDHPDVEELHRRAHRVDSNISLSTVYRTVNLFEKKGILERHAFGSGRGRYEAAQRDHHDHLIDITTGRVIEFQSAEIEKLQEAIARELGYSLVGHKLELYGEPVDKKKSARKS is encoded by the coding sequence ATGGCGGGCTCGAAAGACGAGGGCCTTTCTCGATTGGAAATTTTGTGCGCCGAGCACGGGCTGCGCATGACTGGCCAGCGGCGCGTGATCGCGCGCGTGTTGTCTGAGGCGCGTGACCACCCGGACGTCGAGGAGCTGCACCGGCGGGCGCATCGCGTCGATTCAAACATCTCGCTATCGACAGTGTATCGAACGGTGAACCTGTTCGAGAAGAAGGGCATCCTCGAGCGACATGCGTTCGGCAGTGGCCGTGGCCGTTACGAGGCAGCGCAGCGCGATCATCACGACCACCTGATCGACATCACGACGGGGCGCGTGATCGAGTTTCAAAGCGCCGAGATCGAGAAGTTGCAAGAGGCGATCGCGCGCGAGCTCGGATATTCGCTGGTCGGGCATAAGCTGGAACTCTACGGCGAGCCCGTCGACAAGAAGAAGTCGGCGCGTAAGAGCTAG
- a CDS encoding malonic semialdehyde reductase, translated as MSSAIDQSALDQLFQSARTHNAWQAKPVPDELLVQIVDLMKLGPTSANCEPVRLVFVKSPEAKARLKPFLSSGNLEKTMAAPATAIIGYDLEFYENLPRLFPHTDAKSWFTGRPEHIAETAFRNGSLEGAYLILAARALGLDCGPMSGFDQAGVTEEFFAGTPVKANFLCNLGYGDASVLKPRLPRLSFDELAQIL; from the coding sequence ATGTCGTCTGCGATCGATCAGTCCGCGCTGGACCAGCTGTTCCAGTCCGCGCGAACCCACAATGCTTGGCAGGCGAAGCCGGTGCCCGATGAGCTGCTGGTGCAGATCGTGGATCTCATGAAGCTCGGTCCGACGAGCGCGAACTGCGAACCGGTGCGGCTCGTGTTCGTCAAGTCGCCGGAAGCGAAGGCCCGGCTCAAGCCGTTCCTGTCGTCGGGCAACCTCGAAAAGACGATGGCGGCGCCGGCCACGGCCATCATCGGGTACGACCTCGAGTTCTATGAGAACCTGCCGCGTCTCTTTCCGCATACGGACGCCAAGAGCTGGTTCACGGGCAGACCAGAGCACATTGCCGAGACGGCCTTCCGTAATGGCTCTTTGGAGGGCGCCTATCTGATCCTCGCGGCACGGGCTCTCGGCCTCGATTGCGGTCCGATGTCGGGTTTCGACCAGGCTGGCGTTACGGAGGAGTTTTTCGCCGGCACGCCGGTGAAGGCGAATTTTCTCTGTAATCTTGGCTATGGTGATGCTTCGGTGCTCAAGCCGCGACTGCCGCGCCTCTCGTTCGACGAGCTTGCGCAGATCCTCTGA
- the miaB gene encoding tRNA (N6-isopentenyl adenosine(37)-C2)-methylthiotransferase MiaB: protein MKTFGCQMNVYDSERMSEALAAEGYVETSEPAEADLAILNTCHIREKAAEKVYSDLGRLRDIKRERARDGKETLITVAGCVAQAEGDEIVRRAPVVDLVLGPQSYHRLPELLARMRRGETSIVETAFPDEDKFQALPDRRPPRAVSAFLTVQEGCDKFCTFCVVPYTRGMEYSRPVAALVAEARRLVERGVREITLLGQNVNGYHGDGPDGAPTALAGLIRHLAEIEGLSRIRYTTSHPRDMSDDLIQAHRDEEKLMPYLHLPFQAGADRVLAAMNRKHTAGEYLDLIGRIREARPDIALSTDIIVGFPGESDADFEETLKLVEEARFAHAFSFKYSPRPGTPAATMDEQVPEDVKRERLARLQDTIDAGYRRFNGQFVGQTLPVLLEKTGRYEGQLVGRSPYLQLVHADADPARVGEIVEVEIRSAGANSLSGVICGSA from the coding sequence ATCAAGACGTTCGGCTGCCAGATGAACGTCTACGATTCCGAGCGCATGAGCGAAGCTCTGGCGGCGGAGGGTTATGTCGAGACGAGCGAGCCGGCAGAGGCGGACCTTGCGATCCTCAATACCTGCCACATCCGCGAGAAGGCGGCGGAGAAGGTCTACTCAGATCTCGGCCGGCTGCGCGACATCAAGCGTGAGCGCGCGCGCGATGGCAAGGAGACGCTGATCACCGTTGCGGGTTGTGTGGCGCAGGCCGAGGGTGACGAGATCGTGCGGCGCGCGCCGGTGGTCGATCTCGTGCTCGGTCCGCAGAGCTATCATCGTCTGCCGGAATTGCTGGCGCGCATGCGGCGCGGCGAGACGTCGATTGTCGAGACGGCATTTCCCGACGAGGACAAATTCCAGGCGCTGCCGGACCGTCGCCCGCCGCGCGCGGTGTCGGCCTTCCTCACGGTGCAGGAAGGTTGCGACAAGTTCTGTACGTTCTGCGTCGTTCCCTATACGCGCGGCATGGAATACTCGCGCCCGGTGGCGGCGCTGGTCGCAGAGGCACGGCGCCTCGTTGAGCGCGGCGTGCGCGAAATCACGCTCTTAGGCCAGAACGTCAACGGCTATCACGGCGATGGGCCGGACGGGGCGCCGACTGCCCTTGCTGGGCTGATCCGTCATCTCGCCGAAATCGAGGGGCTCTCGCGCATCCGCTACACCACGAGCCATCCGCGTGACATGAGTGACGACCTCATTCAGGCGCATCGCGACGAAGAGAAGCTGATGCCGTATCTGCATCTGCCGTTCCAGGCGGGTGCGGATCGTGTGCTCGCCGCCATGAACCGCAAGCATACGGCGGGGGAGTATCTCGACCTTATCGGGCGCATCCGGGAGGCGCGCCCCGACATCGCGCTGTCGACGGACATCATCGTCGGCTTTCCGGGCGAGAGCGACGCCGATTTCGAGGAGACGCTCAAGCTCGTCGAAGAGGCGCGTTTCGCACATGCGTTCTCGTTCAAGTACAGCCCGCGCCCTGGCACGCCCGCCGCGACCATGGACGAGCAGGTGCCGGAGGATGTGAAGCGCGAGCGTCTCGCGCGGCTGCAGGATACAATCGACGCCGGCTACCGGCGCTTCAACGGCCAGTTCGTGGGGCAGACGCTGCCCGTCTTGCTAGAAAAAACCGGCCGATACGAAGGCCAGCTGGTCGGCCGCTCGCCTTATTTGCAGCTCGTTCATGCCGATGCCGATCCCGCGCGCGTTGGCGAAATCGTCGAGGTGGAGATCCGCTCCGCGGGCGCCAACAGCCTTTCGGGCGTCATATGTGGGTCAGCATGA
- the tsaB gene encoding tRNA (adenosine(37)-N6)-threonylcarbamoyltransferase complex dimerization subunit type 1 TsaB produces the protein MRRSSDPDAGHCTLRIVLYAQLMNILAFDTCFGACSVTATWDGGRAGRFERLVRGHAERLTPMIGEVMSEAPFGFSEIGLIVVATGPGTFTGQRVGIAAARALAVATGAPVGTISSLAVMAYTAAAAIPDEVAGKVLAVAVDARRGEIYLQTFAGDLAPLGDPELTTPEAAARGLGGRAVLAVGSGAEALAAAARDLGFDIAARLKDLEPDVRFIPEGAVKPAREMPRPLYLRPPDAKPQDGAALARAP, from the coding sequence TTGCGCAGATCCTCTGATCCTGATGCGGGTCATTGCACCCTGCGCATCGTGCTCTATGCTCAGCTCATGAACATTCTTGCTTTCGATACTTGCTTCGGTGCCTGCTCGGTGACCGCCACATGGGATGGTGGTCGCGCAGGGCGCTTCGAGCGGCTGGTGCGCGGGCATGCCGAGCGCCTCACGCCGATGATCGGCGAGGTGATGAGCGAGGCACCGTTCGGATTTTCCGAGATCGGGCTGATCGTGGTTGCGACGGGGCCTGGAACGTTCACCGGCCAGCGGGTCGGTATTGCGGCCGCGCGGGCGCTGGCGGTGGCCACCGGTGCGCCGGTCGGGACGATTTCGAGTCTTGCGGTCATGGCGTACACGGCGGCGGCCGCGATCCCCGATGAGGTTGCGGGCAAGGTGCTGGCGGTTGCTGTCGATGCGCGGCGCGGCGAGATCTATCTGCAGACGTTTGCGGGCGACCTGGCTCCTCTCGGCGATCCGGAGTTGACGACGCCCGAGGCGGCGGCGCGGGGGCTCGGCGGTCGGGCCGTTCTCGCTGTTGGCTCCGGCGCGGAGGCGCTGGCTGCTGCGGCGCGTGATCTCGGGTTCGACATCGCGGCGCGGCTCAAGGATCTCGAGCCCGATGTCCGTTTCATTCCGGAGGGTGCTGTTAAGCCCGCGCGTGAAATGCCGCGTCCGCTCTATCTGCGGCCGCCGGATGCGAAGCCGCAGGACGGCGCGGCGCTGGCGAGGGCGCCATGA
- a CDS encoding universal stress protein, with the protein MTLTYRKRRSFEAGHTRKFLLIVDESTEVESALYYAAARVVRSSGMILMLYVIEPQDFQHWAGVRQVQVEEETLKARALFRLFRRKLHQVGFENIPCEELVREGLKAEEIMKTIAEDEDVSILVLGASTDPKGPGPLVSTLAAGSAVASFPIPITVVPGNLAFEDIIVLA; encoded by the coding sequence ATGACGCTGACGTACCGAAAACGCCGCTCGTTCGAGGCCGGTCACACCCGCAAGTTCCTGCTCATCGTCGACGAGAGCACGGAAGTTGAGAGCGCGCTCTATTACGCGGCGGCGCGCGTGGTGCGGTCCTCGGGCATGATCCTGATGCTCTATGTCATCGAGCCGCAGGATTTCCAGCACTGGGCCGGCGTGCGGCAGGTGCAGGTGGAGGAAGAGACGCTGAAGGCGCGGGCGCTGTTCAGGCTTTTTCGCCGCAAGCTGCACCAAGTCGGGTTCGAGAACATCCCGTGCGAGGAGCTTGTCCGCGAGGGGCTCAAGGCCGAGGAGATCATGAAGACGATCGCCGAGGACGAGGACGTCTCGATCCTCGTACTGGGTGCGTCCACCGATCCCAAGGGGCCCGGGCCGCTTGTCTCGACGCTGGCGGCAGGTTCGGCGGTTGCCTCTTTCCCGATCCCGATCACCGTGGTGCCCGGCAATCTGGCCTTCGAGGACATTATCGTGCTGGCCTAA
- a CDS encoding NifU family protein, translated as MFIQTEATPNPQTLKFIPGKPVLEDGTADFRGKGDADASPLARRLFDIDGVAGVFLGSDFISVTKTDVEWQHLKPMVLGAIMEHYMSGAAVVDSDGANDAADGAYDAEDADVVATIKELLETRVRPAVAQDGGDITFAGFRDGIVYLHMRGACSGCPSSTATLRHGIENLLKHFCPEVEEVQAV; from the coding sequence ATGTTTATCCAGACCGAAGCCACGCCGAACCCGCAGACCCTGAAGTTCATTCCGGGCAAGCCTGTGCTCGAGGACGGCACGGCCGACTTTCGCGGCAAGGGCGACGCGGATGCTTCGCCGCTCGCCAGGCGCCTGTTCGACATCGACGGCGTGGCGGGCGTGTTTCTCGGCTCCGATTTCATCTCGGTGACGAAGACTGACGTCGAGTGGCAGCATCTGAAGCCGATGGTGCTCGGCGCGATCATGGAGCACTACATGTCGGGCGCGGCCGTGGTCGACAGCGACGGCGCCAACGATGCGGCAGACGGCGCCTATGATGCCGAGGATGCCGACGTGGTGGCGACGATCAAGGAGCTGCTCGAGACGCGCGTGCGCCCGGCCGTTGCTCAGGATGGCGGCGACATCACCTTCGCCGGCTTCCGCGACGGGATCGTCTATCTGCACATGCGCGGCGCCTGCTCGGGCTGCCCCAGCTCCACGGCGACGCTGCGGCACGGCATCGAGAACCTGCTCAAGCATTTCTGTCCGGAGGTCGAGGAAGTGCAGGCCGTTTGA
- a CDS encoding PhoH family protein translates to MRGQTAVGRRRVPKSPIPSKRVVVPFEDNRHLTRLLGEFDANLALIEDRLGIEAHAHGNVVILSGSESACEIAREVLEKLYERVTKGEHVGPGDFDGLIRHARQQDTPSSDGQAQIATRRRVVKARTPAQSTYIRALDKTDLVFGIGPAGTGKTYLAVAYAAQCLERGVVERIILSRPAVEAGERLGFLPGDMREKVDPYLRPLYDALYDVLPPEKVERDLESGVIEIAPLAFMRGRTLANAFVILDEAQNTTSMQMKMFLTRLGENSKMVVTGDPSQVDLPPGMTSGLEEAVRVLSDVDDITAVRFSNADVVRRDLVAKIVAAYDTLGTGRP, encoded by the coding sequence ATGCGCGGCCAGACGGCGGTAGGTCGAAGGCGAGTGCCTAAATCCCCCATTCCAAGCAAACGCGTGGTGGTGCCTTTCGAGGACAACCGCCACCTCACTCGCCTCCTCGGTGAGTTCGATGCCAATCTGGCGTTGATCGAGGACCGCCTCGGCATCGAGGCGCACGCGCATGGCAATGTCGTCATCCTGTCAGGCTCCGAAAGCGCCTGCGAGATCGCGCGCGAGGTACTGGAAAAGCTCTATGAGCGCGTCACAAAGGGAGAGCACGTGGGCCCTGGAGATTTTGACGGCTTGATCCGCCACGCGCGCCAGCAGGACACGCCTTCGTCCGATGGGCAGGCGCAGATCGCAACGCGCCGCCGCGTGGTCAAGGCGCGTACACCCGCGCAAAGCACCTACATCCGCGCGCTGGACAAGACAGACCTCGTGTTCGGCATCGGCCCGGCCGGCACCGGCAAGACCTATCTCGCAGTGGCCTATGCCGCGCAGTGCCTCGAGCGCGGCGTTGTCGAGCGCATCATCCTGTCGCGACCGGCGGTCGAGGCAGGTGAGCGGCTCGGCTTCCTGCCGGGCGATATGCGCGAGAAGGTCGATCCTTATCTGCGGCCGCTCTATGATGCGCTCTATGATGTGCTGCCGCCGGAGAAGGTGGAGCGTGATCTCGAGAGCGGTGTCATCGAGATCGCGCCGCTCGCGTTCATGCGCGGACGTACGCTCGCCAATGCGTTCGTCATCCTGGACGAGGCGCAGAACACGACAAGCATGCAGATGAAGATGTTTCTGACGCGTCTCGGCGAGAACTCGAAAATGGTGGTGACGGGCGATCCATCGCAGGTCGACCTGCCGCCTGGAATGACGTCGGGTCTCGAGGAGGCGGTGCGGGTTCTGTCGGATGTGGACGACATCACGGCAGTGCGCTTCTCGAACGCGGACGTCGTGCGTCGCGACCTCGTCGCGAAGATCGTGGCCGCGTACGATACGCTTGGCACGGGGAGACCGTGA
- the ybeY gene encoding rRNA maturation RNase YbeY, whose protein sequence is MPDSADSRSRSEGWRELPLWLSLDILHEAGDWSRIGDRDALIEAAGRALATDPRFASRKPTEACIALSDDATVQELNARFRGKDKPTNVLSFPATPLPGTALGPSLGDIVLAQETIEREAAEQGVSPAHHLQHLVVHGLLHLLGFDHETEAEAREMEGIEIDVLATLGIANPYGDDAIAPSIP, encoded by the coding sequence ATGCCCGATTCTGCGGACAGTCGAAGTCGGAGCGAGGGGTGGCGTGAGCTGCCCCTCTGGCTCAGCCTCGACATTCTGCATGAAGCGGGGGACTGGTCGCGGATCGGCGATCGGGATGCACTGATCGAGGCCGCGGGTCGCGCGCTGGCGACGGACCCGCGTTTTGCCTCGCGCAAGCCGACGGAAGCCTGTATCGCGCTCAGCGATGATGCCACCGTGCAGGAGCTCAACGCGCGCTTCCGCGGCAAGGACAAACCGACAAACGTTCTTTCCTTTCCTGCGACGCCGTTGCCCGGCACGGCGCTCGGTCCGTCGCTCGGCGACATCGTGCTGGCGCAGGAAACGATCGAGCGCGAGGCCGCCGAGCAAGGCGTGTCTCCCGCTCACCACCTACAGCATCTCGTCGTGCACGGTCTCCTGCATCTGCTCGGTTTCGATCACGAGACCGAAGCGGAGGCGCGCGAGATGGAAGGCATCGAGATCGACGTGCTTGCAACGCTTGGCATCGCCAATCCCTATGGCGACGACGCAATAGCCCCCTCAATCCCATGA